A DNA window from Kitasatospora atroaurantiaca contains the following coding sequences:
- a CDS encoding YggT family protein yields the protein MGIVWAVLYYALTVFLVILLFRLVMDWVFQFARSWRPGKAMVMVLEATYTVTDPPLKLLRRFIPPLRLGGVALDLSFFVLMIIVFVLRSLVLTLPS from the coding sequence ATGGGGATCGTATGGGCAGTGCTCTACTACGCACTGACCGTGTTCCTGGTGATCCTGCTTTTCAGGCTGGTCATGGACTGGGTCTTCCAGTTCGCGCGCTCGTGGCGTCCGGGGAAGGCCATGGTCATGGTCCTGGAGGCCACGTACACTGTCACGGATCCGCCGCTCAAGCTTCTTCGGCGATTCATCCCGCCGTTGCGTCTCGGGGGCGTGGCGCTCGACCTGTCCTTCTTCGTACTGATGATCATTGTGTTTGTCCTGAGATCGCTCGTGCTGACTCTGCCGTCTTGA
- the murD gene encoding UDP-N-acetylmuramoyl-L-alanine--D-glutamate ligase, with product MTDLQWPGLPVVVAGLGVSGISAARVLRDLGAAVTVVDGGDGEGLRARAAELEGITVRLGDGDTLPEGTRLIVTSPGWPPSSPLFAAADAAGVPVWGDVELAWHLRKPLESTGEPAPWLAVTGTNGKTTTVQMLASILTAAGQRTAAVGNVGVSVLDAVLAEEPYDVLAVELSSYQLHWAPSLRPHSAAVLNLAPDHLDWHGSMEAYAADKGRIYRGNQVACVYNLADPATEALVREADVEEGCRAIGFGLGTPGLSQFGVVEGLLVDRAFVPDRQKNAAEIGAVEDVNPPAPHNIANALAAAALARAYGVDVKAVRDGLRAFRPDAHRIAQVAVVDEVTWIDDSKATNTHAAAASLAAYQPIVWIAGGLAKGATFDELVQGAAQRLRAAVLIGADRALIREALARHAPDVPVIEAAEGETGAVAMTEVVRAAAGLARPGDTVLLAPACASMDMFTNYGERGDLFAAAVRELGR from the coding sequence ATGACCGATCTCCAGTGGCCCGGCCTGCCGGTCGTCGTCGCCGGCCTGGGCGTCTCGGGCATCAGCGCCGCGCGCGTGCTGCGTGACCTCGGCGCCGCCGTCACCGTCGTGGACGGCGGCGACGGCGAGGGCCTGCGCGCCAGGGCCGCGGAACTGGAGGGCATCACCGTCCGCCTCGGCGACGGGGACACCCTCCCCGAGGGCACCCGCCTGATCGTCACCTCGCCCGGCTGGCCGCCCAGCAGCCCGCTGTTCGCCGCCGCCGACGCGGCCGGCGTCCCCGTCTGGGGCGACGTCGAGCTCGCCTGGCACCTGCGCAAGCCCCTGGAGAGCACCGGCGAACCGGCCCCCTGGCTGGCCGTCACCGGCACCAACGGCAAGACCACCACCGTCCAGATGCTCGCCTCGATCCTGACCGCGGCGGGCCAGCGCACCGCCGCCGTCGGCAACGTCGGCGTCTCCGTACTGGACGCGGTGCTCGCCGAGGAGCCGTACGACGTGCTCGCCGTCGAGCTCTCCAGCTACCAGCTGCACTGGGCGCCCTCGCTGCGCCCGCACTCGGCCGCCGTGCTCAACCTGGCGCCCGACCACCTCGACTGGCACGGCTCGATGGAGGCGTACGCCGCCGACAAGGGCCGGATCTACCGGGGCAACCAGGTCGCCTGCGTGTACAACCTGGCCGACCCGGCCACCGAGGCGCTGGTCCGCGAGGCCGACGTCGAAGAGGGCTGCCGGGCGATCGGCTTCGGGCTCGGTACGCCGGGCCTCTCCCAGTTCGGCGTGGTCGAAGGGCTGCTGGTCGACCGGGCCTTCGTCCCCGACCGGCAGAAGAACGCCGCCGAGATCGGCGCCGTCGAGGACGTCAACCCGCCCGCCCCGCACAACATCGCCAACGCCCTCGCGGCGGCGGCGCTGGCGCGCGCGTACGGGGTCGACGTGAAGGCCGTCCGGGACGGCCTGCGGGCCTTCCGCCCGGACGCCCACCGGATCGCCCAGGTCGCCGTCGTCGACGAGGTCACCTGGATCGACGACTCCAAGGCCACCAACACCCATGCGGCGGCCGCCTCGCTGGCGGCCTATCAGCCGATCGTGTGGATCGCCGGCGGCCTGGCCAAGGGCGCGACCTTCGACGAGCTGGTCCAGGGCGCGGCGCAGCGCCTGCGGGCCGCCGTGCTGATCGGCGCGGACCGCGCGCTGATCCGCGAGGCGCTGGCGCGACACGCGCCGGATGTACCGGTGATCGAGGCGGCCGAGGGTGAGACTGGCGCGGTGGCGATGACCGAGGTGGTCCGTGCTGCCGCCGGACTCGCCCGACCGGGTGACACCGTCCTGCTGGCCCCGGCCTGTGCCTCGATGGACATGTTCACCAACTACGGCGAGCGCGGGGATCTCTTCGCGGCGGCCGTACGAGAACTGGGGCGTTGA
- a CDS encoding cell division protein SepF — translation MAGAMRKMAVYLGLVEDETYDGQGYDPDDDYDTDPEPIRTGRTEDLQRPAPAPAPVAHIAPQPVPAAVPIRQETPRMAPVSSITPDRRHNLEKSAPVIMPKVVNEREPYRITTLHPRTYNEARTIGEQFRGGTPVIMNLTEMDDTDAKRLVDFAAGLVFGLHGSIERVTQKVFLLSPANVDVTAEDKARIAEGGFFNQS, via the coding sequence ATGGCCGGCGCAATGCGCAAGATGGCGGTCTACCTCGGCCTCGTGGAGGACGAGACGTACGACGGCCAGGGGTACGACCCCGACGACGACTACGACACGGACCCCGAGCCGATCCGCACCGGACGGACGGAGGACCTCCAGCGGCCCGCCCCGGCACCGGCACCGGTCGCCCACATCGCACCGCAGCCCGTTCCGGCTGCCGTACCGATTCGGCAGGAGACGCCGCGGATGGCCCCAGTGTCGTCCATCACACCCGACCGCCGCCACAACCTCGAAAAGAGCGCCCCGGTGATCATGCCCAAGGTCGTGAACGAACGAGAGCCCTACCGCATCACCACGCTGCACCCGCGCACCTACAACGAGGCCCGTACCATCGGGGAACAGTTCCGCGGCGGCACTCCTGTGATCATGAATCTCACAGAGATGGACGACACGGACGCCAAGCGGCTCGTAGACTTCGCGGCTGGACTCGTCTTCGGTCTGCACGGCAGTATCGAGCGAGTGACACAGAAGGTGTTCCTGCTGTCGCCTGCTAACGTCGATGTAACGGCGGAGGACAAGGCTCGGATCGCCGAGGGTGGGTTCTTCAACCAGAGCTGA
- the ftsZ gene encoding cell division protein FtsZ, translating to MAAPQNYLAVIKVVGIGGGGVNAINRMIEVGLKGVEFIAINTDAQALLMSDADVKLDVGRELTRGLGAGANPEVGRKAAEDHREEIEEVLKGADMVFVTAGEGGGTGTGGAPVVANIARSLGALTIGVVTRPFTFEGRRRANQAEDGIAGLREEVDTLIVIPNDRLLSISDRQVSVLDAFRSADQVLLSGVQGITDLITTPGLINLDFADVKSVMSDAGSALMGIGSARGEDRAKAAAVMAISSPLLEASIDGARGVLLSISGGSDLGLFEINESAQLVSEAAHPEANIIFGAVIDDALGDEVRVTVIAAGFDGGQPPAIVRDPVVKATPASAPSAPERPATRPSYGSIGSVTARSEESRSTESPVTATAQPVPPQVQPARQPFVESPAEELDVPDFLK from the coding sequence GTGGCAGCACCGCAGAACTACCTCGCAGTCATCAAGGTCGTCGGCATCGGCGGCGGTGGTGTCAACGCCATCAACCGGATGATCGAGGTCGGTCTCAAGGGCGTCGAGTTCATCGCGATCAACACCGATGCGCAGGCCCTCCTGATGAGCGACGCCGACGTCAAGCTCGACGTGGGCCGTGAACTCACCCGGGGCCTCGGCGCCGGCGCCAACCCCGAGGTCGGCCGCAAGGCCGCCGAGGACCACCGTGAGGAGATCGAGGAGGTCCTCAAGGGGGCCGACATGGTCTTCGTCACCGCCGGCGAGGGCGGCGGCACCGGCACCGGCGGCGCGCCCGTCGTCGCCAACATCGCCCGCTCGCTGGGCGCGCTCACCATCGGCGTGGTCACCCGCCCCTTCACCTTCGAGGGCCGCCGTCGCGCCAACCAGGCCGAGGACGGCATCGCCGGCCTGCGCGAAGAGGTCGACACCCTCATCGTCATCCCCAACGACCGGCTGCTGTCCATCTCGGACCGCCAGGTCAGCGTGCTGGACGCGTTCCGCTCCGCCGACCAGGTGCTGCTGTCGGGCGTCCAGGGCATCACCGACCTGATCACCACGCCCGGTCTGATCAACCTCGACTTCGCCGACGTCAAGTCGGTCATGTCGGACGCCGGTTCGGCCCTGATGGGCATCGGTTCGGCCCGCGGCGAGGACCGCGCGAAGGCGGCGGCCGTGATGGCCATCTCCTCCCCGCTCCTCGAGGCCTCGATCGACGGCGCGCGCGGCGTGCTGCTCTCGATCTCGGGCGGTTCGGACCTCGGTCTGTTCGAGATCAACGAGTCGGCCCAGCTGGTCAGCGAGGCCGCCCACCCCGAGGCGAACATCATCTTCGGTGCGGTCATCGACGACGCCCTCGGCGACGAGGTCCGGGTCACCGTCATCGCGGCGGGCTTCGACGGCGGTCAGCCGCCGGCCATCGTCCGCGACCCGGTGGTGAAGGCGACCCCGGCCTCCGCGCCGTCGGCTCCGGAGCGACCGGCCACCCGGCCGTCGTACGGGAGCATCGGCTCGGTGACCGCCCGCTCCGAGGAGTCCCGCTCCACCGAGTCCCCGGTCACCGCGACCGCCCAGCCCGTCCCGCCGCAGGTGCAGCCGGCCCGGCAGCCGTTCGTGGAGAGCCCGGCGGAGGAACTCGACGTGCCAGACTTCCTTAAGTGA
- a CDS encoding DivIVA domain-containing protein: MPLTPEDVRNKQFTTVRLREGYDEDEVDAFLDEVEAELTRLLRENEDLRAKLAAATRAAAQNQANMRKEQQQPQDGRPGAPVPAAISGPPVPGQQQGPGQQMGGPGPQQLGGPQGMGGPVPQQMGNQPLGLPSGAPQLPAGQGGQMGQQQMGQPMGGQQQMGQTMGGQQQLVQPMGGQMLQPMGGPMGQPQLGGPQQMGQTMGGQQQLQPMGGPMGQQLGGPMGGPMQQQGAGGDSAARVLALAQQTADQAISEARSEANKIVGEARSRAEGLERDARAKADALERDAQEKHRVAMGSLESARATLERKVEDLRAFEREYRTRLKSYLETQLRQLESQADDSLAPPRIPATASLPPAASSMASAGASSMSSGAPSFGGQPSFGGNGQSFGGQNSFGGGSGQPSFGGQANGGSGAAQMAPAGMTQPMAAVRPQPPQPMQQAPAPMRGFLIDEDGDN; this comes from the coding sequence ATGCCATTGACCCCCGAGGACGTTCGGAACAAGCAGTTCACGACCGTCCGGCTGCGAGAAGGCTATGACGAGGACGAGGTCGATGCCTTCCTCGACGAGGTCGAAGCCGAGCTGACGCGTCTGCTCCGCGAGAACGAGGACCTGCGCGCCAAGCTGGCCGCTGCCACTCGGGCCGCTGCGCAGAACCAGGCCAACATGCGCAAGGAGCAGCAGCAGCCGCAGGACGGGCGTCCCGGCGCCCCCGTGCCTGCTGCCATATCCGGCCCGCCGGTGCCCGGCCAGCAGCAGGGCCCCGGTCAGCAGATGGGCGGCCCCGGGCCGCAGCAGCTGGGTGGCCCGCAGGGGATGGGCGGTCCCGTCCCGCAGCAGATGGGCAACCAGCCGCTGGGTCTTCCGTCCGGCGCTCCGCAGCTCCCGGCCGGCCAGGGTGGCCAGATGGGCCAGCAGCAGATGGGCCAGCCGATGGGCGGCCAGCAGCAGATGGGCCAGACCATGGGCGGCCAGCAGCAGCTGGTCCAGCCGATGGGCGGTCAGATGCTGCAGCCGATGGGTGGCCCGATGGGGCAGCCGCAGCTCGGTGGTCCGCAGCAGATGGGCCAGACCATGGGTGGGCAGCAGCAGCTGCAGCCGATGGGCGGTCCGATGGGGCAGCAGCTCGGTGGGCCCATGGGCGGCCCGATGCAGCAGCAGGGCGCCGGCGGCGACAGCGCGGCGCGCGTGCTCGCGCTCGCGCAGCAGACGGCGGACCAGGCGATCTCCGAGGCGCGTTCCGAGGCCAACAAGATCGTCGGCGAGGCGCGGAGCCGTGCCGAGGGGCTGGAGCGGGACGCTCGGGCCAAGGCGGACGCTCTGGAGCGGGACGCTCAGGAGAAGCACCGCGTGGCGATGGGCTCGCTGGAGTCCGCGCGGGCGACGCTCGAGCGCAAGGTCGAGGACCTGCGGGCCTTCGAGCGTGAGTACCGTACGCGTCTGAAGTCCTACCTGGAGACGCAGCTGCGGCAGCTGGAGTCGCAGGCGGACGACTCGCTGGCTCCGCCGCGGATTCCGGCCACCGCTTCGCTGCCGCCGGCGGCTTCGTCGATGGCCTCGGCCGGTGCCTCCTCGATGAGCAGTGGGGCGCCGAGCTTCGGCGGCCAGCCCTCGTTCGGTGGCAACGGGCAGTCGTTCGGCGGCCAGAACTCGTTCGGTGGCGGCAGTGGCCAGCCCTCGTTCGGGGGCCAGGCGAACGGTGGCAGCGGTGCCGCACAGATGGCTCCGGCGGGGATGACCCAGCCGATGGCTGCGGTGCGTCCGCAGCCGCCGCAGCCGATGCAGCAGGCTCCGGCGCCGATGCGTGGGTTCCTGATCGACGAGGACGGCGACAACTGA
- a CDS encoding YggS family pyridoxal phosphate-dependent enzyme, whose protein sequence is MTNDIYGPFPGSPDFLAALTEQQRARYEELGTNLEVVERRIAAACDAAGRRRDEVTLVVVTKTYPAEDSALLAGLGVTDVAENRDQDAAPKAERCVDLPLTWHFVGQLQTNKVRSVVRYSDLVHSVDRPRLVESLSAAVLKSERAPLGCLVQVALDKEAGEGEGRAGVAPGEVLALADRIADTPGLRLAGVMTVAPLAGPLAGDPAKAFERLAEIATSVRAAHPAATMVSAGMSGDLEQAVAAGATHVRVGTAVLGVRSPLR, encoded by the coding sequence ATGACGAATGACATCTACGGTCCGTTCCCCGGCTCGCCGGACTTCCTGGCGGCGCTGACGGAACAGCAGCGCGCCCGCTACGAGGAGCTCGGAACCAACCTCGAGGTGGTGGAGCGCCGGATCGCGGCAGCCTGCGACGCGGCGGGACGGCGCCGGGACGAGGTCACCCTGGTCGTGGTCACCAAGACCTACCCCGCCGAGGACAGCGCCCTGCTGGCCGGACTCGGCGTCACCGATGTCGCGGAGAACCGGGACCAGGATGCCGCGCCCAAGGCGGAGCGGTGTGTCGACCTGCCCCTGACCTGGCACTTCGTCGGTCAGCTGCAGACCAACAAGGTGCGTTCGGTGGTGCGGTACTCGGATCTGGTGCACTCGGTGGACCGGCCCCGGCTGGTGGAGTCGCTCTCGGCGGCGGTGCTCAAGTCGGAGCGGGCCCCGCTGGGTTGCCTGGTCCAGGTCGCCCTCGACAAGGAGGCCGGCGAGGGTGAGGGCCGGGCCGGCGTGGCGCCCGGAGAGGTGCTCGCGCTGGCCGACCGGATCGCCGACACGCCCGGGCTGCGACTGGCCGGTGTGATGACCGTCGCTCCGCTCGCCGGCCCCCTGGCGGGCGACCCGGCGAAGGCTTTCGAGAGGCTGGCGGAAATCGCAACCTCCGTACGGGCGGCGCATCCTGCTGCCACGATGGTCTCGGCAGGTATGAGCGGCGACCTGGAACAGGCCGTGGCCGCCGGAGCGACACATGTACGCGTCGGTACGGCGGTACTCGGAGTGCGGTCACCGCTCCGGTAA
- the murG gene encoding undecaprenyldiphospho-muramoylpentapeptide beta-N-acetylglucosaminyltransferase has protein sequence MHVVLAGGGTAGHIEPALALADALRRHDPSIGITALGTERGLETRLVPERGYQLELIPAVPLPRKPTPELITVPGRLRGTVRAAQEIIERVKADAVVGFGGYVAMPAYLAAKRAGVPIVVHEANARPGLANKIGARYSDFVAVSTPDSKLRDSRYIGIPLRRTIATLDRNAVRPEARHYFGLDQRLPTLLVSGGSQGARRLNETIQTIAPRLQQYGVQILHAVGPKNELPVIDDIPGMPPYRAVPYVDRMDLAYAAADLMLCRAGAMTVAELAAVGLPAAFVPLPIGNGEQRLNAQPMVKAGGGLLVDDADLTPDWVLQNVLPVLTDPQRLWDMSRAAAEFGRRDADELLVGMVYEAIEASRGGRRRG, from the coding sequence GTGCATGTCGTACTCGCCGGCGGCGGGACCGCCGGTCACATCGAGCCGGCCCTCGCCCTCGCGGACGCCCTCCGCAGGCACGACCCGTCCATCGGGATCACCGCCCTCGGCACCGAGCGCGGTCTGGAGACCCGGCTGGTGCCCGAGCGCGGCTACCAGCTGGAGCTCATTCCGGCCGTACCGCTGCCCCGCAAGCCCACCCCCGAGCTGATCACCGTCCCGGGCCGGCTGCGCGGCACGGTCAGGGCGGCCCAGGAGATCATCGAGCGGGTCAAGGCGGACGCCGTAGTCGGCTTCGGCGGCTACGTCGCGATGCCCGCCTACCTGGCCGCCAAGCGGGCCGGTGTGCCGATCGTGGTGCACGAGGCCAACGCGCGCCCCGGTCTGGCCAACAAGATCGGCGCGCGCTACTCCGACTTCGTCGCGGTCTCCACCCCCGACAGCAAGCTGCGCGACTCCCGCTACATCGGCATCCCGCTGCGGCGCACCATCGCCACCCTGGACCGCAACGCGGTGCGCCCCGAGGCCCGGCACTACTTCGGCCTGGACCAGCGGCTGCCCACCCTGCTGGTCTCCGGCGGCTCCCAGGGCGCCCGGCGCCTCAACGAGACCATCCAGACCATCGCCCCGCGCCTTCAGCAGTACGGCGTGCAGATCCTGCACGCCGTCGGCCCGAAGAACGAGCTCCCGGTGATCGACGACATCCCCGGGATGCCGCCGTACCGCGCCGTGCCGTACGTGGACCGGATGGACCTCGCGTACGCCGCGGCGGACCTCATGCTCTGCCGGGCGGGCGCGATGACGGTCGCCGAGCTGGCCGCCGTCGGCCTGCCGGCCGCCTTCGTCCCGCTGCCGATCGGCAACGGCGAGCAGCGGCTGAACGCCCAGCCGATGGTCAAGGCGGGCGGTGGCCTGCTGGTGGACGACGCCGATCTGACGCCCGACTGGGTGCTGCAGAACGTGCTTCCGGTGCTCACCGACCCGCAGCGGCTGTGGGACATGAGCCGCGCCGCCGCCGAGTTCGGGCGACGGGACGCGGACGAGCTGCTGGTCGGCATGGTCTACGAGGCGATCGAGGCCTCCAGGGGCGGCCGCCGTCGTGGCTGA
- the ftsW gene encoding putative lipid II flippase FtsW, which produces MAGEGKAGTAAPPERSSRLQLISATTTTFKSAGPVTRARALRARFRYLLDRPLTPYYLILGATLFLVVLGLVMVFSSSQILVMQRHLPITFFFRKQLVAVLLGAVLLVLFARMPVRLQRALVYPLLCGVIGALVLVAIPGIGMKVNGNRNWINLGFFQVQPSEFAKLALVLWGADLLARKQKTHMLDQWKHLLVPLVPGTVVLMMLIMLGGDMGTTMILIAMLFGLLWMVGAPLRLFGATLGIAVVACTALIITVPHRLDRLACIGVTKPDPNLNCFQALHGLYAFAAGGPFGSGLGAGVEKWGQLPEAHTDFIFAATGEELGLVGTLSVLGLFAALGYAGIRVAIGTKDPFVRYAAGAVTTWIMAQAMVNLGSALGLLPIAGVPLPLFSYGGSAMLSAMCAIGVLLCFARSSPAAKAALAARSSNSRTRTRLARVLPRRRTTARPAPRPPRRER; this is translated from the coding sequence GTGGCGGGTGAGGGCAAGGCGGGGACGGCCGCTCCGCCGGAGCGGTCCTCCAGACTGCAGCTGATCTCGGCGACCACGACCACCTTCAAGTCCGCCGGTCCGGTCACCCGGGCGCGGGCCCTGCGGGCCAGGTTCCGCTACCTGCTGGACCGGCCGCTGACGCCGTACTACCTGATCCTGGGCGCCACGCTCTTCCTGGTGGTGCTCGGGCTGGTGATGGTCTTCTCGTCCTCCCAGATCCTGGTGATGCAGCGTCACCTCCCGATCACCTTCTTCTTCCGCAAACAGCTGGTCGCCGTCCTGCTCGGCGCCGTGCTGCTGGTGCTCTTCGCGCGGATGCCCGTCCGGCTCCAGCGGGCCCTGGTCTACCCGCTGCTCTGCGGGGTGATCGGTGCGCTGGTGCTGGTGGCCATCCCGGGCATCGGCATGAAGGTCAACGGCAACCGGAACTGGATCAACCTGGGCTTCTTCCAGGTCCAGCCCTCCGAGTTCGCCAAGCTCGCCCTGGTCCTCTGGGGCGCCGACCTGCTCGCCCGCAAGCAGAAGACCCACATGCTGGACCAGTGGAAGCACCTGCTCGTCCCCCTGGTGCCCGGCACCGTGGTGCTGATGATGCTGATCATGCTCGGCGGCGACATGGGCACCACGATGATCCTGATCGCGATGCTCTTCGGCCTGCTCTGGATGGTCGGCGCCCCGCTCAGGCTCTTCGGCGCCACCCTCGGCATCGCCGTGGTCGCCTGCACCGCGCTGATCATCACCGTGCCGCACCGCCTCGACCGGCTTGCCTGCATCGGCGTCACCAAGCCGGACCCCAACCTCAACTGCTTCCAGGCCCTGCACGGCCTGTACGCCTTCGCCGCGGGCGGACCGTTCGGGTCCGGACTGGGCGCCGGCGTCGAGAAGTGGGGCCAGCTGCCCGAGGCGCACACCGACTTCATCTTCGCCGCGACGGGCGAGGAACTCGGTCTGGTGGGGACGCTGTCGGTTCTCGGTCTCTTCGCGGCACTAGGGTATGCGGGTATCCGTGTGGCCATCGGTACGAAGGATCCCTTCGTCAGGTACGCCGCGGGAGCCGTCACCACGTGGATCATGGCGCAGGCCATGGTCAACTTGGGGTCGGCACTGGGACTGCTGCCCATCGCGGGCGTCCCGCTCCCGCTGTTCTCCTACGGCGGTTCCGCCATGCTGTCGGCCATGTGCGCCATCGGGGTGCTGCTCTGCTTCGCACGCAGCTCCCCGGCGGCCAAGGCGGCACTCGCCGCCCGGAGCTCGAACTCCCGGACCAGGACACGACTGGCCCGGGTGCTGCCACGACGACGAACCACAGCGCGCCCGGCCCCCCGGCCGCCGCGCAGGGAGCGGTGA
- a CDS encoding cell division protein FtsQ/DivIB, with protein MADASVLTDPLEEEDFGERAPRLRLSRRGIVVLSAFGALVVGAVCWLVFFSSVLDVRSVAVQGLESDRLTADQVREALGGLQDGPLARVDLDEAEHRVAAVPRVAKAEVWRGWPHTLRVKVVERRPVAAVRTEDGKFTQVDATGVSFATEPTAPAGVPVVELALSQQANDALGVIGRPELVRAAVTVAAALPADVAKRAGALQVHSYDDIRLQLGNGVTVRWGSPDRTERKARVLTALLGQKAVNYDVSAPDAPAVSG; from the coding sequence GTGGCTGACGCCTCGGTTCTCACGGACCCGCTGGAGGAGGAGGACTTCGGGGAGCGCGCTCCCCGGCTCCGCCTCTCCCGGCGCGGGATCGTGGTGCTGAGTGCGTTCGGGGCGCTGGTGGTGGGCGCGGTCTGCTGGCTGGTGTTCTTCTCCTCGGTGCTGGACGTGCGCAGCGTCGCCGTCCAGGGTCTGGAGAGCGACCGGCTGACGGCGGACCAGGTCCGTGAGGCCCTGGGTGGTCTGCAGGACGGGCCGCTCGCCCGGGTCGACCTCGACGAGGCCGAGCACCGGGTGGCGGCCGTTCCGCGGGTGGCGAAGGCCGAGGTCTGGCGCGGCTGGCCGCACACCCTGCGGGTCAAGGTGGTCGAGCGCCGGCCGGTGGCCGCCGTCAGGACCGAGGACGGGAAGTTCACCCAGGTCGACGCCACGGGGGTGAGCTTCGCGACCGAACCAACGGCGCCCGCCGGGGTCCCCGTGGTGGAGCTGGCCCTCAGTCAGCAGGCGAACGATGCCCTCGGGGTGATCGGCCGGCCCGAGCTGGTCCGGGCGGCGGTGACGGTGGCCGCCGCCCTCCCGGCGGACGTCGCCAAGCGGGCCGGTGCGCTCCAGGTGCACTCGTACGACGACATCCGGCTTCAGCTCGGAAACGGGGTCACGGTGCGGTGGGGAAGCCCGGACCGGACCGAGCGGAAGGCCAGGGTGCTGACCGCTCTGCTGGGCCAAAAGGCCGTGAATTATGACGTGAGTGCGCCAGATGCGCCAGCAGTGTCGGGATGA
- the pgeF gene encoding peptidoglycan editing factor PgeF, which produces MIEQRVRNGAHFAFTDRWGGVSIAPYGELNLGGAVGDSPEAVRENRILAASSLGLDPADVVWMNQVHGAEVAVVTERQPAGEAPTVDAVVTDRPLALAVLTADCTPVLLADPAAGIVAAAHAGRPGLAAGVVPAAVRAMLDLGARAERIVAATGPAVCGRCYEVPEALRAEVAALVPAAYAETSWGTPALDVPAGVTAQLAEAGITEVVRSSVCTLESADHFSYRREQRTGRLASYVWLGSELS; this is translated from the coding sequence GTGATCGAACAGCGCGTACGAAACGGTGCTCACTTCGCCTTCACCGACCGGTGGGGCGGGGTGAGCATCGCGCCGTACGGGGAGCTCAACCTCGGCGGCGCGGTGGGTGACTCGCCGGAGGCGGTACGGGAGAACCGAATCCTCGCCGCCTCCTCGCTCGGGCTCGACCCGGCCGACGTGGTCTGGATGAACCAGGTGCACGGAGCCGAGGTCGCCGTGGTGACGGAGCGCCAGCCGGCGGGGGAGGCCCCGACCGTGGACGCGGTGGTCACCGACCGGCCGCTCGCCCTGGCGGTGCTGACCGCCGACTGCACGCCCGTCCTGCTCGCCGATCCGGCCGCCGGCATCGTCGCGGCCGCCCACGCGGGCCGGCCGGGCCTGGCCGCCGGGGTCGTCCCGGCCGCCGTCCGGGCGATGCTGGACCTCGGGGCCCGTGCCGAGCGGATCGTCGCCGCCACCGGCCCGGCCGTGTGCGGCCGTTGCTACGAGGTGCCGGAGGCGCTGCGGGCGGAGGTGGCGGCGCTGGTGCCCGCCGCGTATGCGGAGACTTCCTGGGGAACGCCCGCGCTGGACGTCCCCGCCGGGGTCACCGCGCAGCTCGCCGAGGCCGGGATCACCGAGGTGGTGCGATCATCTGTCTGCACCCTTGAGTCGGCCGATCACTTCTCCTATCGCCGTGAGCAGCGCACCGGCCGGCTCGCGAGTTACGTCTGGTTGGGCTCTGAACTCTCATGA